The following nucleotide sequence is from Streptomyces brevispora.
CCTCCGCCAGAACGCCCACGACCCGTCCGTCGTCGGTCAGCAGACGCTGTGCGGCCGTGCCCGTCAGCGTGGTGCCGCCCGCTGCGGCGAACGCCGCGTGCAGGGTCGCCAGGACCTCCTTGATCTCGCTGTTGTGCCCGCGTGCGGCGGACATCCCGGAGCTGATCGCCACCTCCCGGAACCGCACCCCGTGGTCCTTCAGGAACCGGTGGGCGGCGTGCTGGTGGGCCAGGTAGGTGTCCACCAGGTCCGGGTCGTTCAGGTGCCCGCCGCCCTCCAGCAGGTCGTGCCGGAACAGGTCCTCGGAGTCCTCGATGCCCTCCTCGGTCTGCTCCGGGGTGCCGGAGAAGGCGAACCAGCCGCCGCTCATCGCCGAGGAGCCGCCCAGAGCGGGCTGCTTCTCGACCAGTAGGACGTCCAGCCCTGCCTCGGTGGCCGTGGTCGCGGTGGTCTGCCCGGCGATGCCGGAGCCCAGGACCACCAGGTCGTGCTCACTGCGGTGCTTCATGGTGCGTCGCTCTCCTCGTCGAGGTCGGTGCACGAGGTCGGTGCACGGGGTCGTGACGTGGCCGCTGGGGCGGCCCGTAGCGGGATCAGGCGCGCGGTGCCCAGCCACCGTCGACGTCGATGCTGGTGCCGGTGATGTAGGACGCCTGCGGGGACAACAGGAACTCCACGGCCGCCGCGACCTCCTCCGGGCGCGCGTACCGGTGGGCCGGGACCTGGTCCACGATCGGGCCGGTCGGCGGGACCTGGCCCATCATCGGCGTCCGCACGAAACCCGGGGCGACCCCGTTGACCCGGATGCGTCGCCCGGCCAGCTCGTGCGCCAGACTGATCGTCAGGTTCGCCAGCGCGGCCTTCGAGGCCCCGTAGACCATCGCCGACGGCAGGAACGGCGGGTAGAGGGCGCCCGCCGGGCCGCCGGTCCCCGTGCGCCCCGCGATCGACAGCAGGTTCACGATGCTCGCGCTGCCGTCGTCGGGCATCAGCGGGGCGGCCTCCCGCACCAGGAAGAACGGCGCGGCCACGTTGACCGCCATCACCTGGTGGAACAGGTCGTCGTCGATCTCGGCCAGCTCGATCTTGCGACCCTCCCGCTTCGGGGAGATGCCGACGGCGTTCACGACGGCCCCGATCGGGGCCAGGCTCGTGGCCGCCGCCGCGAGGTCCGCGTTCACGGCCGACGACGTCAGGTCGCCGCCGAAGCCGAGGTGGCCCTCGCCGGGCAGGCCCTTCGCGGTGGCCTCGGCACGGGCGCCGTCGACGTCCGCGACGACCACGCGGTAGCCGGACTGCGCCAGCCGGGCCGAGATCACGGAGCCGATGCCGCCGGCCCCGCCGGTCACGATCGCCGAACGCTCGGGGTTCGAGCTCCTTGAGGCTTCCGCGGTCTGCGCGGGCAGGGAAGGGGTGGTGGTCATGTCAGGCACCTCCGACGGTGTCGTCCTCCTGCCGCGGGGCCGCGGACAGGGCGTTGCTGGTGGGGGTGGCCTACTCGGCCGGGACGTCGGCGCGATCCGCCGCGCGGCCGCCGTCGAAGTGGTGGCGCTCGCCCTCGAGCGTGCGGTAGTCGCCCATGCGGGCCATCACGAGCAGCGCGACGACGATCGTCGTGGCCCAGAAGGCCGTGATGCCGAGCGTGGAACCGCCCGAGACCTCCAGCAGCCACGAGGCCAGGAACGGCGCCGGGGCCGCGAACAGGAGGTTGGTGCCCGTCAGGGCCAGGGCCGAGCCGGTGTAGCGCATGCGGGTCGGGAAGGCCTCGGCGAACAGGGCGCCCTGCCCGGCGTTGCCGAACTGCGCGCACACCAGGGCGAAGGAGACCATCAGCAAGGCAGCCGGGAAGCTGCCGGTGTCGACCACGGGGAAGAACACGACGGCGGCCACGAGGGTGCCGGTCGAGCCCGCCATCAGGACCCGACGCCGCCCGAAGCGGTCCGCCGCGCGACCGCCGCACCAGATCGCCACGACCGAGCACAGGTTCGCGATCGTCACGATGGTGAACGTCTGGCTGCGGGAGAAGCCGATGTTCGTCAGGTAGCTCAGGCCGTACACACTGACCACGTAGAACGTGATGACGATCGGGGAGAACGCCAGGATCAGGCGCACGATCGTGGCGCCGTGGCCGCGCAGCACCTCGGCAGGCGTGCTGGTCGCGGCTGCGGCTTCTGCCACGTCCTCCCGGAAGACCGGGGTCTCCTCCACCTTGAGACGGATGTAGACGCCCACGGCGACCAGCAGGATGCTCGCCAGGAACGGGACGCGCCAGCCCCAGGCCATGAACGCCTGCTCGCTCAGCGTGGCCGACAGAAGCGTCAGGGCCAGATTCGCGGCGACCTGGCTGATCGGCGAGCCCATCGCCATCAGCGCCCCGTAGAAGGCGCGCCGGTCCCTTGGCGCGTGCTCCATGGTCATCAGCTGGGCCCCGGTGGCCTCCCCGCCGAGGGCGAACCCCTGGACGAAGCGCATCGCCACCAGAAGGATCGGCGCGGCCGCCCCGATCTGCGAGACCGGCGGCAAGAGGCCGATCGCCAGGGAAGCGGCCCCCATCGAGACGAAGGTGATCAGCAGGATCTTGCGGCGCCCGACCTTGTCCCCCAGGTGGCCGAAGACGATGCCGCCCAGAGGGCGGGCGAAGAACCCGACGCCGAACGTGGCGAACGAGGCCAGCAGGCCGGCCGCCTCACCCATCCCGTTGAAGAACAGGGCCGGGAAGACGGTGGCGGCCATGGCGCCGTAGACGGCGAAGTCGAACCACTCCAGCGCGGACCCGAAGGTCCCGCTGGTCACGGCCCTGCGCGCCTGTGGCGGGGCGGGCCTGCGCTTGCGGCGGATGCCGGGAGACTGCTGCTGGATGGCGCTCATCCCGAAACCCCTTCGTCTCAACACGGAGCGAGCCGCGGGGCCGTCCGAACAGCCACGTCCGTGTGGCCCTCCCGCTCCCGGGCTTGCGTGACCGTAGTCACTTACTTGCGAACAGTGCAATGAAAGGTAGGTTTGTTGCATGGAGCGCAATGAAGGATTTCGCGTGGAGGCGGCCCACCGCGTGCTCGTCCTCGTTAAACTGCTGGGCTCGGCGGGCTCGTTGAGCGTCACGGAGGCCGCCGCCGCCCTCGACGTCAACCCGTCCACCGCCCAGCGGCTGCTGGCCACGATGGTCGGAGACGGGTTCGCCCGGCAGGGCGAGCGCCGCCGCTACCTTCCCGGTCCCGAGATGGCCCGCCCCGCCGCGGCCGCCGCCCCCACCCTGCGCGACCAGGTGCGCCCCTATCTGGAGCAGCTCTTCGAGGAGGTCAACGAGACCGTCCACCTCGCCACCCTGGTCGGCACCGAGATCCACCACGTCGACGGCATCGAGGCCACCGAGCACGTCATCCGGTTCGGTCTGCGCACCGGCGTGCGCCTCTCCGCCCACGTCACCTCGTCCGGCAAGGCCATGCTCGCCGGCCTCTCCGACGACGACGTCCAGGCCCGCTACCAGGTGGCCTCCAGCGGTCGCCGTCGACGCCCCCTCGGGGCCGACATGGACCGTCTGCGGGAAGCCCTGGACAAGGTGCGCAAGCAGCGCATCGCCTCCAACTTCGAGGAGAGCGAGGTCGGCGTGGCCGCGTTCGCCATCAGCCTCGGCAGCCAGGAGGGGCAGCACGCCGCCCTCAGCGTCGCCCTGCCCGTCATGCGGTGCGGCCGCGCCGACGTCACCCGCTTCGGCGAGGCCCTCGTCGCCGTCGCCGACCGCTACCTCGCCGACCAGGGCCGGGCACGCTGAGGCGGGGTGGGCACCCTCGTCGTGAGGGCACCCACCCCGCCTCGGGTACGTGAAGGACGCGTCAGTCGATCTGGCGGCCCAGCTGCGCCAGGGGGACCTTGTGGGTCTCGCGGGCCGTGGCCACGGCGATCGCGGAGATCACGCAGGCCAGGGAGGTGAACGCGGCCGCCGGCCACCAGGAGTCGCCGGTGGCGGTGGAGACGGCCTGGATGATCGTCGGGGAGAACCCGGTCAGGATCATGCCCAGTTGCAGACCCACAGCCATGCCGCTGACGCGGAAGCGGACGTTGAACATCTCGCTGAAGAAGGCCGGGTACACGGCGTTCGTCGCGGCGAACCCGAGCGTGATGGTCAGGAAGAAGCCCAGGTAGATCATCGGCACGTCCGCGTTCCCGACGGCCCAGAAGAACTGCCACACCGCCGCGGCGCCGAACAGGTTGCCGCCGATCAGCACCGGGCGGCGGCCCACCTTGTCGCTCAGCGCGGCGAACAGCGGCTGCGTCACCAGGGCAGTGGCGTACCCGAACACGACCGCCCACAGCATCGTCGAGGAGGGTACGCCCACCACGTGCGTCGCGTACGTCAGGCCCCACACCGGCACCACCGAGCTGATGACGATCAGGAAGGCCGCGAAGACTACGCGCACCACGTCCGCCGACTGGTGCTTGAAGACCAGGCCGATGGGCGCCTTGGCGACCTTGCCCTGCTCCTTCTGCTCCCGGAACGCCTTCGGGTCCTCCAGAGCGCGGCGGATGACCACGCCCACGATCACGATGACCGCGGAGGCCCAGAACGGCACCCGCCAGCCCCAGGCCATCATCTGCTTCTCGGGAAGCGCCGCCACCCCGATGAACGCCAAGGTGGCCAGGATGTAGCCCACCCAGATGCCGTTGATCATCCACGAGCAGTACAGGCCTCGGCGTCCCTCCGGGGCGTGTTCCAGCGTCAGGGACGCCGAGCCGGAGGCCTCGCCGCCCACCGACAGACCCTGGAACAGGCGCAGCGTGATCAGCACGGCCGGCGCCCACATGCCGATCGACGCGTACGAGGGAAGGCAGCCGATAAGGAACGTCGCCACGCCCATCGCCATCAGCGTGATGATCATGATGTTGCGGCGCCCGAACCGGTCACCGATGTGACCGGCCAGGAATCCGCCCAGCGGGCGGGCCACGTACGCCACGCCGTAGGAGCCCAGGCTCAGCAGCAGACCCATCGCCCCGGCGTCCGGGAAGAACACCTGGCTGAACACCAGGGCCGAGGCCGAGGCGTAGATGTACATGTCGTAGTACTCCAGCGCAGAGCCCACGAAACCGGCAGCGGAGGCCTTCTTGCCCTGGCTGAGGCCGCCCTTGCCGGAGGCGGTGGAGGCAGGGACCGCGCCGGGCTTCAGCGGCACCCCGGTCGCGCCTGAGGGAGAGACGGATGACCTGCTCGTCATTGACATGGTGCGTCGTCCTGTTCGTCGGGAGTCGCGCGTCGTCGCACGCCTCGGTGTCAGTAATCCGCCCGGCCGCCCGAGGCGTCGTACACGAACCCGGTCGTGAACGAGGCCTGGGGCGAGACGATGTAGGAGACCAGGTGCGCGATCTCCTGCACGGTGCCGAAGCGGTGCATCGGGATCAGGGACTTCTGCACCTCCTGGCGCTCCGGCGCCATGCCTTGGATCAGGGGCGTCTCCACCGACGCCGGCGCGACGGCGTTCACCGTCACGCCGGAGGCGGCATACTCCTTGCCGACGGCCTTGACCATCCCGATCACCCCTGCCTTCGAGGCCGAGTAGGCCGCCATCTGCGGGTTGCCCTCCTTGCCCGCCACGGAGGCGATGTGCACGACCCGTCCGTAGCCGCGCGGCAGCATCAGCTCCAGCGCCGCGCGCGTCACCGTGAACGCACCCCCCAGGTTGAGGTCCACGATCCGCTCGAACGTCTCCTGCGACGTCTCCACCGTCGGGGCGACCGGGCCGAGGATCCCCGCGCAGTTCACGACGATCTCGAGCGCCCCGAACGCCTCCTCGGCACCCTTCAGCGCCGACTCCACCGACGCCACGTCCGTGACGTCCACCGGGCCCGTCATGCCCGCCACCTCGTCGCCCCACGAGGCCGACGGCAGGTCCAGGGCCAGCGTCTTGATCCCCTGCGCGCGCAGTGTCTCCACGATCGCGGCCCCCATGCCGCTGGAGGCGCCGACCACGACCGCGTGCTGCTCCTGCGGAGCCCCGTCGCCCGGGCCCCGGCCACCCGATTCGCACTGCTGATGATCTGCTGTCATGTTGCTCTCCCTGTGAACGTCGTCCGCTGTTCACCGAGGCGCCGCCCCCTGCCCCGGAATGGTGTGACGGTAAGCTCACTTGCGGTGGTAGCAAAGCGTTCACGAAAAAGTTGCGTTGAGCGCAATGAGCGCATAGCGGTGCCGAGGAGGCCTTCCGTATCGCTGGGTGGCCGCACGGTGGCCGGGGGAACAGCGGCGGCGGGTTCGTCGGGAGAAGTGCAACGCACCCTGGGCTCGGTCCCAGGGGCGCTCGAGCGGATCAAGCACCCACCGCTGAACGAGCGCCCCGGTGAGCTCAGTGGAACGGGGACGCAGCGATGCGGCTGATCAGCTCGGTGCGACGGACGCGCAGCTCGGCCAGGGCACACGTGACGGCAATCCGGTGGGCTTCGACCAAGGGGCCGAGCTCTGGGGGGGGCTCGACCACGCCAGAGAAGAGCGGGGCCGCCCACGCGGCTGTCGGCGCCTGCGCTCCGCCCGGCAAGACGGCCGGGGCGGGCGGGAGGTGGCCGGCCCGTCCGTGAAACGTGTACGGCCGTGTCGCCGTCGGGGAGTTGATGACCCCGCAGCCGCAGGGGTAACAGCAGCCGCTCACCCAGCCGGTCGCCCTCGACGCCCGGCTCGGGCAGCTCGGCGAGGAACTCGGCCACCAGCTCGCCGAGGCCCGTTTCGTCCCCAGCCCGCTCCACCCACAGCCTCATGCAGTTCCAGCCGCACTGGCGGTGTGTACGGCCGGTGCTGAGCAGGGTCCGTCGGCTCAGGAGCAGCAGGTGCTCACGAGGCCCCGGCTCTTTCAGGAAGGCGGTGACCGCTCGCTCGCCACGGAATCTACTGAGCCCCTGGAGACACTTCGCCGCATCGTCGCGCAGCCAGTGGCGTGACGGGGCCGACCACTTGGCCAGCCGCTCCAGGACCTGGGCTCGTGATCCGGCCGCGTAGATCTCCCGTACCGCGGCCCACACGCTCTTCGTCCCCGCGCCGGCGAACCGCTCCAGACTGCTCAGCGCCTCCGCGGGGAACTTCGCACCGATCCGAGTGCCGTACGCGGCTTGGGCGCGCGCCTGGAAGTCACGGGGCTGGGATCAGCGCGACAGCAGGCGCTGAACCCGGGGGCGAGCAGCGGATCGGTCACCGCCCGTTCCAGTGCCCAGGCCGCCGCGAATCCTTCTCCGCACCGACTTTGATCTGTTTCTGATCCATGCGAATCAGCTGTTCCAGAGAAGCAGTTGTCAGAGGACCAGGGCAGAATGCTCGGAGGGCCCACTTGATGCGCTGGGCGCGCGCCAGGGGCGCACACCGGATCGATGAGCGCCCATGCAGCAGCCTCGGCTACTACGCGGATGCCGGCCGACGGGGAGGGGCGTGAGCGAGATCAGCGCCGTAGGCCGCGCTCAGATCACCTTCGCGGACCGATTCGCGTGTGGTCCGCAGGACGGTTTCCAGGCGGCTGTCCGACAGGGCCGCGTCGGTGTACCGCGGGCCGCGTCCGGTGGTCGTGCCCGAGCCCCAGATCATGACGGCAACGAACAGGTCGCGCAGCGCGTCGGGATCGTCGCCGGCTCGTTCTCGTATCGCCGCCAGGTCGTCCCGGCTGATCCGGCGCTCTTGCCCCTGGCCGCTCGCGTGTTCCCTCACGGCATCAAGAACGTGTCCCGCCCCGTGTGGCTCGAGCCATGGGCGCCAGGTCTCGGGGCGGAATCGCACCGGTCCCTGGCTGCGTCCCGCATGGGTGTCGACGAGTTTCCGTAGCTGTTCCAACGCTGCCCCCTCCCCGGTACGGCGGTAAGCCGCGTGCCGCAGCCTAGGGGTGCCGAGGGCCGGGCGCCCGGTCCTTGCTCATCTCGGTACCGGGGAACGTTTCGTGCGGGGTCGGGCGTGGTGGAGGTCAGTGGAGGTCAGTGGAGTCATCTGCGGCAAGAGCATGGGCGCACGGCCGGTTGCCGACTAGAGTCGGCCCGTCACTGGTGGTTATGTGGCCAGGGCCTGGTGCACGCCGCCGGGTCGCTGGTGGGGAGGGCCTGTAGAGCATGAGTCGTCGCTCCAATGGGTTGGTCGGTGTGTGGGCTGAAGCGCAGCGCCAACAGCAACGTCAACGTGAGGCGCAAGCCAGGTATCAGCGGGATCAGGAGCGGCAGCAACGCGCCTACCAGCGAGAGCTCGCACGCAGTCATCGGGAGCAGAAGGCGGCCTACCGGGAGCAGCGCGAGGCGGAGGCGCGGCGGCGTACGGAGGAGCTCGATGCGCGGGTCGAGTCGTTGCAGGGGTTGCTCGCGGCCGGGTGCCGGGCTCCGGCGTTCAGGGCCGAGGCGCTGACTCGGGCGGAGCGGGTCGAGCCGTTCACCCCGGGGCAGCTCGGGCATCCCGTCCGGATGCCGGACCCCAACCAGTATCAGCCGCAGAGTGGTTGGACCGCTTCACGGCGGGCTCAGGCGCAGGAGGAGGCCCGGTCCAGGTTCGAGCGCGACCTGCGGGCGGCTCAGGCCGCGGAAGCTCAGCGTCAGCACCAGTTGGCCGCCTACCGGTCGCAGTACCAGCAGTGGGCCGACAACCAGTTGGGCGAGGTCCGTCGTCACAACGCCGGCATCGCGGAGATGACGGCCGGGCTTCGCAACGCGGATCCCGAGGCCGCGGTCGAGTACTTCTCCGCCGCTCTCTACGCATCGACCGGGTGGCCGGACGACCTGCCGCGTCAGGTGTCCGCTGCGTACGACTCCGGTGCGCGCCAGTTGGTACTGAACTGGGAACTGCCCAGGTACGACGTCGTCCCCGAGGCGAAGTCGGTGCGGTACATGGTCAACGCCGATCAGGAGAAGGAGTCTCCCCGGCCGGTCGCGCAGCGCCGGTCCTTGTACCGGGACGTACTCGCGCAGTGTCTTCTGCTGGTGCTGCGTGATCTCTTCGCCGCCGATGAGTTCGGTGCGCTGGAGTCGGTCGCGTTGAACGGGTTCGTGGACGATCACGACCCGACGACCGGTCGACGGGCGCCCATGGTCCTCGGCACGGTCATGGCTTCCCGTTCGACCTTCGCCGCGCTGCATCTGGAGCAGGTGAACGCCGTCAACTGCCTGGTGGACGGGCTCCGGGGGCAGTTGTCGTCGCGCCCCGACCAGTACGCGGCCGTGCGGCCGGGCCGGGTTCCCGAGTCCGTCGGGAACGGTGTCGTCACCCATGGGGGCGACGAGGAGCCGGATCTGTACGAGATGGACCCCATCGCCTTCGAGGTGCTGGTCGCCGAACTGTTCCGGGCCATGGGGATGCAGGCCGTGACCACGCAACGCTCGAACGACGGTGGTGTGGACGTCGATGCGCTGGACCCGGCCCCGATTCGCGGCGGCAAGATCGTCGTCCAGGTCAAGCGCTACCGCAACACCGTGCCCCCGACCGCCGTCCGCGACCTGTACGGCACCGTCCAGGATGCCGGCGCCAACAAGGGGGTGCTGGTCACGACTTCCGGGTTCGGCCCCGGCTCGCACACCTTCGCCAACGGCAAGCCCCTGGAACTGGTGGCCGGCTCCGAACTGGTCGACCTGCTGCACCGCCACGGGCTGCGCGGGCGGCTGGGCAGTGGCGAGCGCCCGGTCCCGGCGCAGCGGACGGCGCCGGAGAGCGGGACCGGCGCGGACGACCACAACGTGCTGGGCATGTACTGGTCGGGCGGCGTCGCCCTGGACGTGTGCGCGCTCGTCTGCCACGGCAACCAGGTGCTGGACGACGACCACTTCGTCTTCTACAACAACCCCCGGACACCGGACGGCACGGTCCGCGCGCTCATCCCCGTCGCGCCGGACAAGGCCGCCATCCAGGTCTCCTTCGATGCCCTTCCGGCCCGCGCCGACCGCCTCGTCGTCATCGCCGCGGTCGATCCGGTCGCCAACCCCTCCGCCGACCTGTCCGAGTTCTCCGACGCCGGTATTCGGCTGCTCGACTCCGAGCGGACCCCCCTCGGCCGGTTGGACGTCTCCGACGGCCGCAGCGGCGAAACCGCCCTCGTGCTGGGGTCCTTCCGACGCCGCGCGAACGGCGACTGGGAGTTCGTCACCGGCGGCAGGGGGTACCGAGGCGGCTTGGAGGAACTGGTCCGGGAGTACGGGATCGAGGTGGACTAGCGGGCCGTCGCTGACGTCATCTCTTGCGCACGACCGTGGCGATGGCCACCGACATGGCCGTGAACAGCACCGACACCACGAGCGAGGCGAAGAACAGGGCCTCCAGCCAACCCGCGTTCGCGCCGGTGAGCGTTCCGCTCGCGGAAGCGCACGCCACCTCCGGCGGGAAGCTCTGTCTCCGTACGTCGTAACAGGCGTTGGGCAGGTCGTCGTTGATCACGTACGCGTTCAGCCAGAGCAGGGCCCAGGTGATCAGGAAGACGCCCACCGAGGCGAAGGAGACGCCCCACAGCAGCGTCGGGCGATCCGGAACGGCCTTTTCGGGCGGGGTGGTTGCTGCATTGGTGGCTGCGTTGGCCGGTGTCTGGGGCGGCGTCATGGGCCGACAGCGTACCGGCGGGTTCCGATGGCCTGTTCCCGCCGGTCGCCGGTCACCGGTCTCACCGACGACGAACTGCGCACCATCCGCACGCCGCTCTACCTGGTGCTGGGGAAGCGGAGCCTGCTGGTGCACCCGCGGCGACAGGTCGAGCGAGTCCCGCGCCTGGTGCCGGGCGCGGCAGCCGAGATCATCGGCCACACCGGACACGGGCCCCAGATCGACCACGCCGCCGACGTCAACGCCCGCGTGCTGACGTTCCTGACCGAGACCGAGACCGCAACTGAGGCCGACACCGACACCGCCCTCGGCGTACGCACCGAGGCGATCAGCCTGCTCGCCATGACGGCCGGGCTCGGGATCAGCGTCCTGACCGGGCAGCGCGGCGTGGAGTCCGCCATCGCCGTCCTGGCCACCAGCTCGACCGGATCTTCCGGGGCGACGGGCAGCGCGGCTGGCCGAGCGGGCGGGCCACCGGCCGGCCGTCAGGCGGTTCGCGCGCCCACGCCCCGGGCCGTGGCCACGATGTGCCGGAGCGCCGCGATGGGCCCGCCCGCTCCGGCGTCAGCTCTCCGTCGGCGGCATCAGCGCAGTTCGTCCGGGCACGGTGTCCCCGGCGACAGCTGGTACGGCGCGCCCAGCCGGTACTCGCCGGGGCTCGGCGCCAGCAGTTCCGTCCACTCGTCGCCGTACTCGTCCTCGTCCAGCTTGATCAGGCAGCCGTTCGTGTTGGCGAACTCCCTCGGGGTGTCCTTGTCCTCGCGCTGTTTGGACCTTTCGGTCTCCTGCGGCCGCTCCACGCTCCGGCCCTCCTCGTCGAGCACGGCCAGCCAGCGCGAGTACGGGATACGGATCAGCACCCGGCCCGCCTTCTTGACCTGGATGGTCAGCTCCCCCGCACCGGCCCGGTCCACCGTCGCCGGCGGGTCGGCCAGCGGCACCGGACTGTCCACCGAGTAGAGCCGCCAGTTGGAGTTGGACCAGATCGGCTTCAGGTACGACAGCCCCTTGCTGACCAGCTCCGTCTCCTGCACCGCGCCACTGGAGTCGGGAGAGCCCTGCGGCAGCACCACATAGTGCACGGCCCAGCGGTCGAGCCACTGCCGATAGTTGACGGCGTCCAGCGTGTCGTCGTAGAAGAGCGGGTTGCGCTCCATGTCGGCCTGCCGGTTCCAGCCGCGGGCCAGGTTCACCACCGGAGCCAGCGCGGACGCCTCCCGGTGGCTGCTCGGGGGGATCACCTCGACGCGGCCGCGTTCGGCACCGACCCTCTGGAGCTGGTTGACCAGCGGGGCCAGCTCGCGGGTCCAGGACGCCGTGGGCGCGGTCCGGACGATGTCGTCGACGCCCTTGTACCCGATCCAGAAGTTCAGCCCGGCGAACGCGACGACCAGCGCGTACCACCGCCGGGAGCGCGGCTCCACGTACGGCAGCGCGGCCAGCAGCACCACGCCGGCGAACAGCATCGCCATCCGCGACACGTTCGAGCCGATCTGCGAGTCCACCACATACGTGAGCAGCGTCCCGATGCCGTACACCGCGGCCGCCGTCCGCACCGTCTTCCAGTCGCGCGGCACGAGGACGAAGACCAGGGCCGCGAAGATGAACGGCAGCGACAGCGTCGCGATCGACATCGGCTGGGTACCGGAGAACGGGAACAGCCACGCGGACAGCGCCACCACCACGACCGGGGCCAGCCCCAGCGCGTACGCCCCGGGGCGGCGCTTGTTCAGGAACAGGGCGGCGGCGACCACACCGAGGAAGAGCCCGGCCACCGGGCTGCCGGCGGTCGCGAGCCCGGCGAGGGGCGCGGCGACGGCCGCCTTCGCCCACCGCTTGTGCCGCCAGCGGTACGGCCAGCAGAACACCGCCGCCACCGCACCGATCGCGAACATCATGCCGAGCCCGAACGTCACCCGGCCCGAAAGCGCGTTGCACAGGTACGCGAAGACGCCGGCCATCGAGCAGGCGATCGGATTGCGGACGGCCCGCACCCTGACCAGGATCAGCGCGGTCAGCCCCGCCGAGACCGTACCGGCGACCATCATCGTCGTACGGACACCGAGCACCGACATCAGATACGGCGAGACGACGCTGTACGAGACGGGGTGCATGCCCCCGTACCAGGCGAGGTTGTACGCGGTTCCGGGGTGCCGGCCCACGAACTCGGCCCAGGCGTCCTGGGCCGCGATGTCGCCGCCGCTGTTCGCGAAGAAGAAGAACCAGAGGACGTGCGTGACGGCCGCGGCCGCCGTCGCGATGGTCACCGGATGCCGCAGCAGCCGCACGGTGCGGGTGGCGGCGGGCGGGGTGATACCCGGCTCCGGAGCGCACGGGGCCGGCACTTGGGTCCGCATACTGCCGTTACTGCCCCTCTTGCCTCTGGTGTCGGCCGCCTCGCGGCCCGATTTCGGCTCCGCGGTGGTCACTGCGGCTCTCCCCGTCTTCCGAGTTCCCGTCCCGTACCCCGAGCGTCCTGCGCCGTGCGACGTGCACCGATCATCCATGAGGACGTGTCCCCGCGCCCTTGAGTTGTTCCGGGACGCTAACACGTACGCGAACGGGGAAGGGGTGCCAGGATCGGCGCCCCTTCCCCGTCGCGTAATCGTACGATTCCGGCCGTCGACGGCCTGTGCTCAGGCCGTCGTCAGGCTGGCTGAACCGGTCAGCCGACCCGGGTCAGTTTCTCACCGGCCGTCGGTTCCGTCAGGTCGTTCTGCAGCGCGACCGCCACCTTCACCTGGCTGGCACCCTCACCGACGGTGAGCGTGCC
It contains:
- a CDS encoding MFS transporter; translation: MSAIQQQSPGIRRKRRPAPPQARRAVTSGTFGSALEWFDFAVYGAMAATVFPALFFNGMGEAAGLLASFATFGVGFFARPLGGIVFGHLGDKVGRRKILLITFVSMGAASLAIGLLPPVSQIGAAAPILLVAMRFVQGFALGGEATGAQLMTMEHAPRDRRAFYGALMAMGSPISQVAANLALTLLSATLSEQAFMAWGWRVPFLASILLVAVGVYIRLKVEETPVFREDVAEAAAATSTPAEVLRGHGATIVRLILAFSPIVITFYVVSVYGLSYLTNIGFSRSQTFTIVTIANLCSVVAIWCGGRAADRFGRRRVLMAGSTGTLVAAVVFFPVVDTGSFPAALLMVSFALVCAQFGNAGQGALFAEAFPTRMRYTGSALALTGTNLLFAAPAPFLASWLLEVSGGSTLGITAFWATTIVVALLVMARMGDYRTLEGERHHFDGGRAADRADVPAE
- a CDS encoding SDR family NAD(P)-dependent oxidoreductase produces the protein MTADHQQCESGGRGPGDGAPQEQHAVVVGASSGMGAAIVETLRAQGIKTLALDLPSASWGDEVAGMTGPVDVTDVASVESALKGAEEAFGALEIVVNCAGILGPVAPTVETSQETFERIVDLNLGGAFTVTRAALELMLPRGYGRVVHIASVAGKEGNPQMAAYSASKAGVIGMVKAVGKEYAASGVTVNAVAPASVETPLIQGMAPERQEVQKSLIPMHRFGTVQEIAHLVSYIVSPQASFTTGFVYDASGGRADY
- a CDS encoding IclR family transcriptional regulator codes for the protein MERNEGFRVEAAHRVLVLVKLLGSAGSLSVTEAAAALDVNPSTAQRLLATMVGDGFARQGERRRYLPGPEMARPAAAAAPTLRDQVRPYLEQLFEEVNETVHLATLVGTEIHHVDGIEATEHVIRFGLRTGVRLSAHVTSSGKAMLAGLSDDDVQARYQVASSGRRRRPLGADMDRLREALDKVRKQRIASNFEESEVGVAAFAISLGSQEGQHAALSVALPVMRCGRADVTRFGEALVAVADRYLADQGRAR
- a CDS encoding SDR family NAD(P)-dependent oxidoreductase gives rise to the protein MTTTPSLPAQTAEASRSSNPERSAIVTGGAGGIGSVISARLAQSGYRVVVADVDGARAEATAKGLPGEGHLGFGGDLTSSAVNADLAAAATSLAPIGAVVNAVGISPKREGRKIELAEIDDDLFHQVMAVNVAAPFFLVREAAPLMPDDGSASIVNLLSIAGRTGTGGPAGALYPPFLPSAMVYGASKAALANLTISLAHELAGRRIRVNGVAPGFVRTPMMGQVPPTGPIVDQVPAHRYARPEEVAAAVEFLLSPQASYITGTSIDVDGGWAPRA
- a CDS encoding restriction endonuclease codes for the protein MSRRSNGLVGVWAEAQRQQQRQREAQARYQRDQERQQRAYQRELARSHREQKAAYREQREAEARRRTEELDARVESLQGLLAAGCRAPAFRAEALTRAERVEPFTPGQLGHPVRMPDPNQYQPQSGWTASRRAQAQEEARSRFERDLRAAQAAEAQRQHQLAAYRSQYQQWADNQLGEVRRHNAGIAEMTAGLRNADPEAAVEYFSAALYASTGWPDDLPRQVSAAYDSGARQLVLNWELPRYDVVPEAKSVRYMVNADQEKESPRPVAQRRSLYRDVLAQCLLLVLRDLFAADEFGALESVALNGFVDDHDPTTGRRAPMVLGTVMASRSTFAALHLEQVNAVNCLVDGLRGQLSSRPDQYAAVRPGRVPESVGNGVVTHGGDEEPDLYEMDPIAFEVLVAELFRAMGMQAVTTQRSNDGGVDVDALDPAPIRGGKIVVQVKRYRNTVPPTAVRDLYGTVQDAGANKGVLVTTSGFGPGSHTFANGKPLELVAGSELVDLLHRHGLRGRLGSGERPVPAQRTAPESGTGADDHNVLGMYWSGGVALDVCALVCHGNQVLDDDHFVFYNNPRTPDGTVRALIPVAPDKAAIQVSFDALPARADRLVVIAAVDPVANPSADLSEFSDAGIRLLDSERTPLGRLDVSDGRSGETALVLGSFRRRANGDWEFVTGGRGYRGGLEELVREYGIEVD
- a CDS encoding MFS transporter produces the protein MPLKPGAVPASTASGKGGLSQGKKASAAGFVGSALEYYDMYIYASASALVFSQVFFPDAGAMGLLLSLGSYGVAYVARPLGGFLAGHIGDRFGRRNIMIITLMAMGVATFLIGCLPSYASIGMWAPAVLITLRLFQGLSVGGEASGSASLTLEHAPEGRRGLYCSWMINGIWVGYILATLAFIGVAALPEKQMMAWGWRVPFWASAVIVIVGVVIRRALEDPKAFREQKEQGKVAKAPIGLVFKHQSADVVRVVFAAFLIVISSVVPVWGLTYATHVVGVPSSTMLWAVVFGYATALVTQPLFAALSDKVGRRPVLIGGNLFGAAAVWQFFWAVGNADVPMIYLGFFLTITLGFAATNAVYPAFFSEMFNVRFRVSGMAVGLQLGMILTGFSPTIIQAVSTATGDSWWPAAAFTSLACVISAIAVATARETHKVPLAQLGRQID